In Xiphophorus maculatus strain JP 163 A chromosome 18, X_maculatus-5.0-male, whole genome shotgun sequence, a single genomic region encodes these proteins:
- the picalm gene encoding phosphatidylinositol-binding clathrin assembly protein isoform X2 yields the protein MSGQSITDRITAAQHSVTGSAVSKTVCKATTHEIMGPKKKHLDYLIHCTNEMNVNIPQLADSLFERTTNTSWVVVFKSLITTHHLMVYGNERFIQYLASRNTLFNLSNFLDKSGLQGYDMSTFIRRYSRYLNEKAVSYRQVAFDFTKVKRGVDGVMRTMNTEKLLKTIPIIQNQMDALLDFNVNANELTNGVINAAFMLLFKDSIRLFAAYNEGIINLLEKYFDMKKTQCKEGLDIYKKFLTRMTRISEFLKVAEQVGIDRGDIPDLSQAPSSLLEALEQHLASLEGKKVKDSTAASRASTLSNAVSSLASTGMSFTKVDEREKQAALEEEQARLKALKEQRLKELSKRPSFSTTDTSPISTTGGTISTAPTIDLFSTPSCSNGAVKMESDLFDLQQSFQSSMQSASTGLPVATAWADPFTSTEAGDDSMPNLNPFLSKLVVDATHLPVVSSDGVSFSSRTSGHEMFGDRYNPFTDTNSSVSTNYKRTVRIEHSISDSFCGPVSVAQHLPHQAPFPTEPSTVAGLFRGYSTPQAPPQPPAVGLQVDFESVFGNKAAAGGSLNSDDLAGGILKPTLAGSNQPSNQQPEKLVSDDLDSSLANLVGNLGIGNGTMKNDMHWSQPGEKRMTGGTNWQPKAAPTTTWNPVSMPPSVMAFPATTPTSMMGYSMPPQMGSMGIMNPPTMMYTQPVMRPPNPFGSVSSAQPSAASSPSSQSPLRAPGQDPFAHLSLKDFL from the exons ATGTCGGGACAGAGCATTACGGACCGGATAACGGCAGCCCAGCACAGTGTAACGGGATCCGCGGTGTCGAAAACAGTATGCAAGGCCACCACGCACGAAATTATGGGcccaaagaagaaacatttggaTT ATTTGATCCACTGCACCAACGAGATGAACGTGAACATTCCCCAACTGGCCGACTCCTTATTCGAGAGGACCACCAACACCAGCTGGGTGGTGGTGTTCAAGTCGCTCATCACCACACACCACCTCATGGTGTACGGCAACGAG CGTTTTATCCAGTACTTGGCTTCAAGGAATACACTTTTCAACCTCAGCAATTTTTTGGACAAAAGCGGCCTACAAG GCTACGACATGTCTACGTTCATCAGAAGGTATAGTCGGTACCTGAACGAAAAAGCCGTCTCCTACAGACAGGTCGCCTTCGACTTCACAAAAGTTAAACGAGG AGTCGACGGTGTAATGAGGACTATGAACACAGAGAAGCTGCTCAAGACTATACCCATTATTCAGAACCAGATGGACGCCCTCCTCGACTTTAAC GTCAATGCCAACGAGCTGACTAATGGAGTCATCAATGCAGCCTTCATGCTCCTCTTCAAAGACTCCATCAGGCTCTTTGCTGCTTACAACGAAGGCATCATCAACCTGCTCG AAAAGTACTTTGACATGAAGAAGACTCAGTGTAAAGAAGGCCTGGACATTTACAAAAAGTTCCTCACTCGCATGACCCGGATATCGGAGTTCCTCAAAGTGGCCGAG CAGGTGGGAATTGATCGAGGCGACATCCCAGACCTCTCACAG GCTCCCAGCAGCCTCCTGGAAGCTCTGGAGCAACATTTGGCCTCTTTAGAAGGGAAGAAGGTCAAAGACTCCACTGCAGCCAGCAG GGCCAGCACTCTATCAAATGCAGTGTCATCATTGGCTAGCACAGGGATGTCTTTCACTAAGGTGGATGAGCGGGAGAAGCAGGCAGCTCTAGAGGAGGAACAGGCCCGACTCAAAGCTCTCAAG gagCAAAGGCTCAAAGAGCTCTCGAAGAGGCCATCTTTTTCCACCACTGATACATCGCCGATCTCCACCACTGGGGGCACCATCAGCACAGCACCAACCATCGACCTCTTCTCCACACCCAGCTGCTCAAACGG TGCGGTCAAGATGGAGAGCGACCTTTTTGACCTGCAGCAGAGCTTCCAGTCCTCCATGCAGTCGGCCTCCACAGGCCTCCCAGTGGCCACGGCGTGGGCAG ATCCTTTCACCTCTACTGAAGCTGGAGATGATTCCATGCCAAACCTTAACCCTTTCCTGTCAAAACTCGTTGTCGATGCCACTCACTTACCTGTCGTGTCTTCAGACGGTGTTAGCTTTTCCTCTAGGACATCCGGTCATGAAATGTTTGGTG ATCGTTACAATCCCTTTACTGACACAAACTCATCAGTTTCAACCAATTACAAACGCACAGTGCGGATAGAGCACTCCATCTCAG ACTCCTTCTGTGGTCCGGTGTCCGTTGCTCAACACCTCCCACACCAGGCTCCCTTCCCCACTGAGCCCTCTACTGTAGCAGGTCTATTCAGAG GATACTCAACGCCTCAAGCCCCTCCACAACCGCCAGCAGTGGGCCTGCAGGTGGACTTTGAGTCGGTTTTTGGAAACAAAGCCGCCGCCGGCGGGAGCCTCAACTCTGACG ATCTCGCCGGAGGCATCCTGAAGCCGACTCTCGCCGGCTCCAACCAGCCGTCCAATCAGCAGCCCGAGAAGCTGGTGTCGGACGACCTTGACTCTTCCCTGGCCAACCTTGTCGGCA ATCTGGGCATCGGAAACGGAACGATGAAGAA TGACATGCACTGGAGCCAGCCGGGGGAGAAGAGGATGACCGGCGGCACCAACTGGCAACCCAAGGCTGCGCCCACCACGACCTGGAACCCTGTCTCCATG CCGCCGTCAGTCATGGCCTTCCCCGCCACCACTCCCACGAGCATGATGGGATACAGCATG CCTCCACAAATGGGCTCCATGGGGATAATGAATCCGCCCACCATGATGTACACCCAGCCCGTCATGAGGCCACCCAACCCCTTTGGCTCGGTGTCCAGCGCTCAG CCCTCTGCAGCCTCTAGTCCTTCCAGCCAGAGTCCTCTCCGAGCCCCTGGACAGGACCCGTTTGCACACCTCTCTCTCAAGGATTTCTTGTAG
- the picalm gene encoding phosphatidylinositol-binding clathrin assembly protein isoform X5: MSGQSITDRITAAQHSVTGSAVSKTVCKATTHEIMGPKKKHLDYLIHCTNEMNVNIPQLADSLFERTTNTSWVVVFKSLITTHHLMVYGNERFIQYLASRNTLFNLSNFLDKSGLQGYDMSTFIRRYSRYLNEKAVSYRQVAFDFTKVKRGVDGVMRTMNTEKLLKTIPIIQNQMDALLDFNVNANELTNGVINAAFMLLFKDSIRLFAAYNEGIINLLEKYFDMKKTQCKEGLDIYKKFLTRMTRISEFLKVAEQVGIDRGDIPDLSQFTVCAPSSLLEALEQHLASLEGKKVKDSTAASRASTLSNAVSSLASTGMSFTKVDEREKQAALEEEQARLKALKEQRLKELSKRPSFSTTDTSPISTTGGTISTAPTIDLFSTPSCSNGAVKMESDLFDLQQSFQSSMQSASTGLPVATAWADSFCGPVSVAQHLPHQAPFPTEPSTVAGLFRGYSTPQAPPQPPAVGLQVDFESVFGNKAAAGGSLNSDDLAGGILKPTLAGSNQPSNQQPEKLVSDDLDSSLANLVGNLGIGNGTMKNDMHWSQPGEKRMTGGTNWQPKAAPTTTWNPVSMPPSVMAFPATTPTSMMGYSMPPQMGSMGIMNPPTMMYTQPVMRPPNPFGSVSSAQPSAASSPSSQSPLRAPGQDPFAHLSLKDFL, from the exons ATGTCGGGACAGAGCATTACGGACCGGATAACGGCAGCCCAGCACAGTGTAACGGGATCCGCGGTGTCGAAAACAGTATGCAAGGCCACCACGCACGAAATTATGGGcccaaagaagaaacatttggaTT ATTTGATCCACTGCACCAACGAGATGAACGTGAACATTCCCCAACTGGCCGACTCCTTATTCGAGAGGACCACCAACACCAGCTGGGTGGTGGTGTTCAAGTCGCTCATCACCACACACCACCTCATGGTGTACGGCAACGAG CGTTTTATCCAGTACTTGGCTTCAAGGAATACACTTTTCAACCTCAGCAATTTTTTGGACAAAAGCGGCCTACAAG GCTACGACATGTCTACGTTCATCAGAAGGTATAGTCGGTACCTGAACGAAAAAGCCGTCTCCTACAGACAGGTCGCCTTCGACTTCACAAAAGTTAAACGAGG AGTCGACGGTGTAATGAGGACTATGAACACAGAGAAGCTGCTCAAGACTATACCCATTATTCAGAACCAGATGGACGCCCTCCTCGACTTTAAC GTCAATGCCAACGAGCTGACTAATGGAGTCATCAATGCAGCCTTCATGCTCCTCTTCAAAGACTCCATCAGGCTCTTTGCTGCTTACAACGAAGGCATCATCAACCTGCTCG AAAAGTACTTTGACATGAAGAAGACTCAGTGTAAAGAAGGCCTGGACATTTACAAAAAGTTCCTCACTCGCATGACCCGGATATCGGAGTTCCTCAAAGTGGCCGAG CAGGTGGGAATTGATCGAGGCGACATCCCAGACCTCTCACAG TTCACGGTTTGT GCTCCCAGCAGCCTCCTGGAAGCTCTGGAGCAACATTTGGCCTCTTTAGAAGGGAAGAAGGTCAAAGACTCCACTGCAGCCAGCAG GGCCAGCACTCTATCAAATGCAGTGTCATCATTGGCTAGCACAGGGATGTCTTTCACTAAGGTGGATGAGCGGGAGAAGCAGGCAGCTCTAGAGGAGGAACAGGCCCGACTCAAAGCTCTCAAG gagCAAAGGCTCAAAGAGCTCTCGAAGAGGCCATCTTTTTCCACCACTGATACATCGCCGATCTCCACCACTGGGGGCACCATCAGCACAGCACCAACCATCGACCTCTTCTCCACACCCAGCTGCTCAAACGG TGCGGTCAAGATGGAGAGCGACCTTTTTGACCTGCAGCAGAGCTTCCAGTCCTCCATGCAGTCGGCCTCCACAGGCCTCCCAGTGGCCACGGCGTGGGCAG ACTCCTTCTGTGGTCCGGTGTCCGTTGCTCAACACCTCCCACACCAGGCTCCCTTCCCCACTGAGCCCTCTACTGTAGCAGGTCTATTCAGAG GATACTCAACGCCTCAAGCCCCTCCACAACCGCCAGCAGTGGGCCTGCAGGTGGACTTTGAGTCGGTTTTTGGAAACAAAGCCGCCGCCGGCGGGAGCCTCAACTCTGACG ATCTCGCCGGAGGCATCCTGAAGCCGACTCTCGCCGGCTCCAACCAGCCGTCCAATCAGCAGCCCGAGAAGCTGGTGTCGGACGACCTTGACTCTTCCCTGGCCAACCTTGTCGGCA ATCTGGGCATCGGAAACGGAACGATGAAGAA TGACATGCACTGGAGCCAGCCGGGGGAGAAGAGGATGACCGGCGGCACCAACTGGCAACCCAAGGCTGCGCCCACCACGACCTGGAACCCTGTCTCCATG CCGCCGTCAGTCATGGCCTTCCCCGCCACCACTCCCACGAGCATGATGGGATACAGCATG CCTCCACAAATGGGCTCCATGGGGATAATGAATCCGCCCACCATGATGTACACCCAGCCCGTCATGAGGCCACCCAACCCCTTTGGCTCGGTGTCCAGCGCTCAG CCCTCTGCAGCCTCTAGTCCTTCCAGCCAGAGTCCTCTCCGAGCCCCTGGACAGGACCCGTTTGCACACCTCTCTCTCAAGGATTTCTTGTAG
- the picalm gene encoding phosphatidylinositol-binding clathrin assembly protein isoform X1 yields the protein MSGQSITDRITAAQHSVTGSAVSKTVCKATTHEIMGPKKKHLDYLIHCTNEMNVNIPQLADSLFERTTNTSWVVVFKSLITTHHLMVYGNERFIQYLASRNTLFNLSNFLDKSGLQGYDMSTFIRRYSRYLNEKAVSYRQVAFDFTKVKRGVDGVMRTMNTEKLLKTIPIIQNQMDALLDFNVNANELTNGVINAAFMLLFKDSIRLFAAYNEGIINLLEKYFDMKKTQCKEGLDIYKKFLTRMTRISEFLKVAEQVGIDRGDIPDLSQFTVCAPSSLLEALEQHLASLEGKKVKDSTAASRASTLSNAVSSLASTGMSFTKVDEREKQAALEEEQARLKALKEQRLKELSKRPSFSTTDTSPISTTGGTISTAPTIDLFSTPSCSNGAVKMESDLFDLQQSFQSSMQSASTGLPVATAWADPFTSTEAGDDSMPNLNPFLSKLVVDATHLPVVSSDGVSFSSRTSGHEMFGDRYNPFTDTNSSVSTNYKRTVRIEHSISDSFCGPVSVAQHLPHQAPFPTEPSTVAGLFRGYSTPQAPPQPPAVGLQVDFESVFGNKAAAGGSLNSDDLAGGILKPTLAGSNQPSNQQPEKLVSDDLDSSLANLVGNLGIGNGTMKNDMHWSQPGEKRMTGGTNWQPKAAPTTTWNPVSMPPSVMAFPATTPTSMMGYSMPPQMGSMGIMNPPTMMYTQPVMRPPNPFGSVSSAQPSAASSPSSQSPLRAPGQDPFAHLSLKDFL from the exons ATGTCGGGACAGAGCATTACGGACCGGATAACGGCAGCCCAGCACAGTGTAACGGGATCCGCGGTGTCGAAAACAGTATGCAAGGCCACCACGCACGAAATTATGGGcccaaagaagaaacatttggaTT ATTTGATCCACTGCACCAACGAGATGAACGTGAACATTCCCCAACTGGCCGACTCCTTATTCGAGAGGACCACCAACACCAGCTGGGTGGTGGTGTTCAAGTCGCTCATCACCACACACCACCTCATGGTGTACGGCAACGAG CGTTTTATCCAGTACTTGGCTTCAAGGAATACACTTTTCAACCTCAGCAATTTTTTGGACAAAAGCGGCCTACAAG GCTACGACATGTCTACGTTCATCAGAAGGTATAGTCGGTACCTGAACGAAAAAGCCGTCTCCTACAGACAGGTCGCCTTCGACTTCACAAAAGTTAAACGAGG AGTCGACGGTGTAATGAGGACTATGAACACAGAGAAGCTGCTCAAGACTATACCCATTATTCAGAACCAGATGGACGCCCTCCTCGACTTTAAC GTCAATGCCAACGAGCTGACTAATGGAGTCATCAATGCAGCCTTCATGCTCCTCTTCAAAGACTCCATCAGGCTCTTTGCTGCTTACAACGAAGGCATCATCAACCTGCTCG AAAAGTACTTTGACATGAAGAAGACTCAGTGTAAAGAAGGCCTGGACATTTACAAAAAGTTCCTCACTCGCATGACCCGGATATCGGAGTTCCTCAAAGTGGCCGAG CAGGTGGGAATTGATCGAGGCGACATCCCAGACCTCTCACAG TTCACGGTTTGT GCTCCCAGCAGCCTCCTGGAAGCTCTGGAGCAACATTTGGCCTCTTTAGAAGGGAAGAAGGTCAAAGACTCCACTGCAGCCAGCAG GGCCAGCACTCTATCAAATGCAGTGTCATCATTGGCTAGCACAGGGATGTCTTTCACTAAGGTGGATGAGCGGGAGAAGCAGGCAGCTCTAGAGGAGGAACAGGCCCGACTCAAAGCTCTCAAG gagCAAAGGCTCAAAGAGCTCTCGAAGAGGCCATCTTTTTCCACCACTGATACATCGCCGATCTCCACCACTGGGGGCACCATCAGCACAGCACCAACCATCGACCTCTTCTCCACACCCAGCTGCTCAAACGG TGCGGTCAAGATGGAGAGCGACCTTTTTGACCTGCAGCAGAGCTTCCAGTCCTCCATGCAGTCGGCCTCCACAGGCCTCCCAGTGGCCACGGCGTGGGCAG ATCCTTTCACCTCTACTGAAGCTGGAGATGATTCCATGCCAAACCTTAACCCTTTCCTGTCAAAACTCGTTGTCGATGCCACTCACTTACCTGTCGTGTCTTCAGACGGTGTTAGCTTTTCCTCTAGGACATCCGGTCATGAAATGTTTGGTG ATCGTTACAATCCCTTTACTGACACAAACTCATCAGTTTCAACCAATTACAAACGCACAGTGCGGATAGAGCACTCCATCTCAG ACTCCTTCTGTGGTCCGGTGTCCGTTGCTCAACACCTCCCACACCAGGCTCCCTTCCCCACTGAGCCCTCTACTGTAGCAGGTCTATTCAGAG GATACTCAACGCCTCAAGCCCCTCCACAACCGCCAGCAGTGGGCCTGCAGGTGGACTTTGAGTCGGTTTTTGGAAACAAAGCCGCCGCCGGCGGGAGCCTCAACTCTGACG ATCTCGCCGGAGGCATCCTGAAGCCGACTCTCGCCGGCTCCAACCAGCCGTCCAATCAGCAGCCCGAGAAGCTGGTGTCGGACGACCTTGACTCTTCCCTGGCCAACCTTGTCGGCA ATCTGGGCATCGGAAACGGAACGATGAAGAA TGACATGCACTGGAGCCAGCCGGGGGAGAAGAGGATGACCGGCGGCACCAACTGGCAACCCAAGGCTGCGCCCACCACGACCTGGAACCCTGTCTCCATG CCGCCGTCAGTCATGGCCTTCCCCGCCACCACTCCCACGAGCATGATGGGATACAGCATG CCTCCACAAATGGGCTCCATGGGGATAATGAATCCGCCCACCATGATGTACACCCAGCCCGTCATGAGGCCACCCAACCCCTTTGGCTCGGTGTCCAGCGCTCAG CCCTCTGCAGCCTCTAGTCCTTCCAGCCAGAGTCCTCTCCGAGCCCCTGGACAGGACCCGTTTGCACACCTCTCTCTCAAGGATTTCTTGTAG
- the picalm gene encoding phosphatidylinositol-binding clathrin assembly protein isoform X6, whose product MSGQSITDRITAAQHSVTGSAVSKTVCKATTHEIMGPKKKHLDYLIHCTNEMNVNIPQLADSLFERTTNTSWVVVFKSLITTHHLMVYGNERFIQYLASRNTLFNLSNFLDKSGLQGYDMSTFIRRYSRYLNEKAVSYRQVAFDFTKVKRGVDGVMRTMNTEKLLKTIPIIQNQMDALLDFNVNANELTNGVINAAFMLLFKDSIRLFAAYNEGIINLLEKYFDMKKTQCKEGLDIYKKFLTRMTRISEFLKVAEQVGIDRGDIPDLSQFTVCAPSSLLEALEQHLASLEGKKVKDSTAASRASTLSNAVSSLASTGMSFTKVDEREKQAALEEEQARLKALKEQRLKELSKRPSFSTTDTSPISTTGGTISTAPTIDLFSTPSCSNGAVKMESDLFDLQQSFQSSMQSASTGLPVATAWAGYSTPQAPPQPPAVGLQVDFESVFGNKAAAGGSLNSDDLAGGILKPTLAGSNQPSNQQPEKLVSDDLDSSLANLVGNLGIGNGTMKNDMHWSQPGEKRMTGGTNWQPKAAPTTTWNPVSMPPSVMAFPATTPTSMMGYSMPPQMGSMGIMNPPTMMYTQPVMRPPNPFGSVSSAQPSAASSPSSQSPLRAPGQDPFAHLSLKDFL is encoded by the exons ATGTCGGGACAGAGCATTACGGACCGGATAACGGCAGCCCAGCACAGTGTAACGGGATCCGCGGTGTCGAAAACAGTATGCAAGGCCACCACGCACGAAATTATGGGcccaaagaagaaacatttggaTT ATTTGATCCACTGCACCAACGAGATGAACGTGAACATTCCCCAACTGGCCGACTCCTTATTCGAGAGGACCACCAACACCAGCTGGGTGGTGGTGTTCAAGTCGCTCATCACCACACACCACCTCATGGTGTACGGCAACGAG CGTTTTATCCAGTACTTGGCTTCAAGGAATACACTTTTCAACCTCAGCAATTTTTTGGACAAAAGCGGCCTACAAG GCTACGACATGTCTACGTTCATCAGAAGGTATAGTCGGTACCTGAACGAAAAAGCCGTCTCCTACAGACAGGTCGCCTTCGACTTCACAAAAGTTAAACGAGG AGTCGACGGTGTAATGAGGACTATGAACACAGAGAAGCTGCTCAAGACTATACCCATTATTCAGAACCAGATGGACGCCCTCCTCGACTTTAAC GTCAATGCCAACGAGCTGACTAATGGAGTCATCAATGCAGCCTTCATGCTCCTCTTCAAAGACTCCATCAGGCTCTTTGCTGCTTACAACGAAGGCATCATCAACCTGCTCG AAAAGTACTTTGACATGAAGAAGACTCAGTGTAAAGAAGGCCTGGACATTTACAAAAAGTTCCTCACTCGCATGACCCGGATATCGGAGTTCCTCAAAGTGGCCGAG CAGGTGGGAATTGATCGAGGCGACATCCCAGACCTCTCACAG TTCACGGTTTGT GCTCCCAGCAGCCTCCTGGAAGCTCTGGAGCAACATTTGGCCTCTTTAGAAGGGAAGAAGGTCAAAGACTCCACTGCAGCCAGCAG GGCCAGCACTCTATCAAATGCAGTGTCATCATTGGCTAGCACAGGGATGTCTTTCACTAAGGTGGATGAGCGGGAGAAGCAGGCAGCTCTAGAGGAGGAACAGGCCCGACTCAAAGCTCTCAAG gagCAAAGGCTCAAAGAGCTCTCGAAGAGGCCATCTTTTTCCACCACTGATACATCGCCGATCTCCACCACTGGGGGCACCATCAGCACAGCACCAACCATCGACCTCTTCTCCACACCCAGCTGCTCAAACGG TGCGGTCAAGATGGAGAGCGACCTTTTTGACCTGCAGCAGAGCTTCCAGTCCTCCATGCAGTCGGCCTCCACAGGCCTCCCAGTGGCCACGGCGTGGGCAG GATACTCAACGCCTCAAGCCCCTCCACAACCGCCAGCAGTGGGCCTGCAGGTGGACTTTGAGTCGGTTTTTGGAAACAAAGCCGCCGCCGGCGGGAGCCTCAACTCTGACG ATCTCGCCGGAGGCATCCTGAAGCCGACTCTCGCCGGCTCCAACCAGCCGTCCAATCAGCAGCCCGAGAAGCTGGTGTCGGACGACCTTGACTCTTCCCTGGCCAACCTTGTCGGCA ATCTGGGCATCGGAAACGGAACGATGAAGAA TGACATGCACTGGAGCCAGCCGGGGGAGAAGAGGATGACCGGCGGCACCAACTGGCAACCCAAGGCTGCGCCCACCACGACCTGGAACCCTGTCTCCATG CCGCCGTCAGTCATGGCCTTCCCCGCCACCACTCCCACGAGCATGATGGGATACAGCATG CCTCCACAAATGGGCTCCATGGGGATAATGAATCCGCCCACCATGATGTACACCCAGCCCGTCATGAGGCCACCCAACCCCTTTGGCTCGGTGTCCAGCGCTCAG CCCTCTGCAGCCTCTAGTCCTTCCAGCCAGAGTCCTCTCCGAGCCCCTGGACAGGACCCGTTTGCACACCTCTCTCTCAAGGATTTCTTGTAG
- the picalm gene encoding phosphatidylinositol-binding clathrin assembly protein isoform X7, which yields MSGQSITDRITAAQHSVTGSAVSKTVCKATTHEIMGPKKKHLDYLIHCTNEMNVNIPQLADSLFERTTNTSWVVVFKSLITTHHLMVYGNERFIQYLASRNTLFNLSNFLDKSGLQGYDMSTFIRRYSRYLNEKAVSYRQVAFDFTKVKRGVDGVMRTMNTEKLLKTIPIIQNQMDALLDFNVNANELTNGVINAAFMLLFKDSIRLFAAYNEGIINLLEKYFDMKKTQCKEGLDIYKKFLTRMTRISEFLKVAEQVGIDRGDIPDLSQAPSSLLEALEQHLASLEGKKVKDSTAASRASTLSNAVSSLASTGMSFTKVDEREKQAALEEEQARLKALKEQRLKELSKRPSFSTTDTSPISTTGGTISTAPTIDLFSTPSCSNGAVKMESDLFDLQQSFQSSMQSASTGLPVATAWAGYSTPQAPPQPPAVGLQVDFESVFGNKAAAGGSLNSDDLAGGILKPTLAGSNQPSNQQPEKLVSDDLDSSLANLVGNLGIGNGTMKNDMHWSQPGEKRMTGGTNWQPKAAPTTTWNPVSMPPSVMAFPATTPTSMMGYSMPPQMGSMGIMNPPTMMYTQPVMRPPNPFGSVSSAQPSAASSPSSQSPLRAPGQDPFAHLSLKDFL from the exons ATGTCGGGACAGAGCATTACGGACCGGATAACGGCAGCCCAGCACAGTGTAACGGGATCCGCGGTGTCGAAAACAGTATGCAAGGCCACCACGCACGAAATTATGGGcccaaagaagaaacatttggaTT ATTTGATCCACTGCACCAACGAGATGAACGTGAACATTCCCCAACTGGCCGACTCCTTATTCGAGAGGACCACCAACACCAGCTGGGTGGTGGTGTTCAAGTCGCTCATCACCACACACCACCTCATGGTGTACGGCAACGAG CGTTTTATCCAGTACTTGGCTTCAAGGAATACACTTTTCAACCTCAGCAATTTTTTGGACAAAAGCGGCCTACAAG GCTACGACATGTCTACGTTCATCAGAAGGTATAGTCGGTACCTGAACGAAAAAGCCGTCTCCTACAGACAGGTCGCCTTCGACTTCACAAAAGTTAAACGAGG AGTCGACGGTGTAATGAGGACTATGAACACAGAGAAGCTGCTCAAGACTATACCCATTATTCAGAACCAGATGGACGCCCTCCTCGACTTTAAC GTCAATGCCAACGAGCTGACTAATGGAGTCATCAATGCAGCCTTCATGCTCCTCTTCAAAGACTCCATCAGGCTCTTTGCTGCTTACAACGAAGGCATCATCAACCTGCTCG AAAAGTACTTTGACATGAAGAAGACTCAGTGTAAAGAAGGCCTGGACATTTACAAAAAGTTCCTCACTCGCATGACCCGGATATCGGAGTTCCTCAAAGTGGCCGAG CAGGTGGGAATTGATCGAGGCGACATCCCAGACCTCTCACAG GCTCCCAGCAGCCTCCTGGAAGCTCTGGAGCAACATTTGGCCTCTTTAGAAGGGAAGAAGGTCAAAGACTCCACTGCAGCCAGCAG GGCCAGCACTCTATCAAATGCAGTGTCATCATTGGCTAGCACAGGGATGTCTTTCACTAAGGTGGATGAGCGGGAGAAGCAGGCAGCTCTAGAGGAGGAACAGGCCCGACTCAAAGCTCTCAAG gagCAAAGGCTCAAAGAGCTCTCGAAGAGGCCATCTTTTTCCACCACTGATACATCGCCGATCTCCACCACTGGGGGCACCATCAGCACAGCACCAACCATCGACCTCTTCTCCACACCCAGCTGCTCAAACGG TGCGGTCAAGATGGAGAGCGACCTTTTTGACCTGCAGCAGAGCTTCCAGTCCTCCATGCAGTCGGCCTCCACAGGCCTCCCAGTGGCCACGGCGTGGGCAG GATACTCAACGCCTCAAGCCCCTCCACAACCGCCAGCAGTGGGCCTGCAGGTGGACTTTGAGTCGGTTTTTGGAAACAAAGCCGCCGCCGGCGGGAGCCTCAACTCTGACG ATCTCGCCGGAGGCATCCTGAAGCCGACTCTCGCCGGCTCCAACCAGCCGTCCAATCAGCAGCCCGAGAAGCTGGTGTCGGACGACCTTGACTCTTCCCTGGCCAACCTTGTCGGCA ATCTGGGCATCGGAAACGGAACGATGAAGAA TGACATGCACTGGAGCCAGCCGGGGGAGAAGAGGATGACCGGCGGCACCAACTGGCAACCCAAGGCTGCGCCCACCACGACCTGGAACCCTGTCTCCATG CCGCCGTCAGTCATGGCCTTCCCCGCCACCACTCCCACGAGCATGATGGGATACAGCATG CCTCCACAAATGGGCTCCATGGGGATAATGAATCCGCCCACCATGATGTACACCCAGCCCGTCATGAGGCCACCCAACCCCTTTGGCTCGGTGTCCAGCGCTCAG CCCTCTGCAGCCTCTAGTCCTTCCAGCCAGAGTCCTCTCCGAGCCCCTGGACAGGACCCGTTTGCACACCTCTCTCTCAAGGATTTCTTGTAG